The genomic window AAATTGTCTGTAAGTTGATTGAGAATCAACTCCAGTTCTGTGGCATTTTGCAATACTTTTACTACACTCAATCTGTCTTTTTTGGCAGTGGTCAGGTAGATTGTATAGAAAGGGTTGCAGACTACATTAGTGGTATAGTTCACCCCACCCACCCGCGCACCAGTTTGGTCGAAGTTTTGCCAAGGACTGCTCTCTAGTCCCGACGCATATACTTCATCTTTCTCGCTTTCAAAATCAGTGTGGTTTTTAATCAGTAGGTTCGATAAATATCCGGCTGATATGGATATCCCAATATCTTCTAAAAACTCTAATAATTTGCCTTGGGTCATGTTGCCCCCATAGTATAGGCTCATCACCAAAGCTTTTATTCCCGGACCGAATTCTCCTTCGTAACCGCAAGGCAGTTCTGCTAAATAGGTTTTTCCCACTGAAGGTGAGTAGTATTTCTCTTTACGGAATAATACGTTGTCCGTTCCCAAGGTGATGTCTTGGATGATTACTTCTTGATAGCCTTTAAACTCTGCGTCTGCTGGCAGTTTGTCCTGGGGATATTCCAATATTTGTTCTCTATTTATTTTAACTGTCGCTTTCTTACTGCCTTTGTTGTGCTTTTTTAGAGTCTGTCGTTCTTTTTCTGATGAGTGATTGTTGGCAAATCCTTTCTTGCTGCTTTTGATGTCTGGTTGACCTTTTTCTCCTTTCAGGCGGTTGTTTTCATCTTTTAACTGTTGATTTTCATCTCGTAATTCTTTGACTTCTGCTTGCAATTGCTCTATTAGGTTCAGTAATATTTCTACTGTCCGACGCATTGATTCATCTGCAATTCCTTTTGGCTCGATGGTTTGCAGTATCTCTTCTCCCAATTTTTTACTCGAATCTAGCTTTTGCGTCATGTGTCATATTTTATGATATTGCTTGTCCCTCGCTGACTTTATTTTTTCTACTACCCCTACTTATTGAGCCGATACTTTTAATTTATATAGTGATTTTGATTTAGATGGTTGGTGGAATGAGAACGGTTTAATTTCACCAGTGCTGCGTTTTAGTAAGTTTATTGAAACGGTTTTATTAAAAAAAGTTAGCGAAAATATTGTTATTTTTATTGATGAAATTGATAGTGTTTTAAGTCTGGCTTTTAATCTGGATGACTTTTTTGCAGTGATTCGGGATTGTTATAACCGACGGGCAGATCATCCTGAATATCATCGCATCACTTTTGCATTGATTGGGGTGTCTACTCCCTCAGATTTGATTCAAGATAAAGGACGCACGCCTTTTAATATTGGGAAAGCAATTGATTTAACAGGTTTTGAGTTAGATGAGGCTGAACCTTTGGCGCAGGGTTTGGCGGCGTTGGGGAATCCCCAAGAATTGATGGCGGCGGTGTTGGCGTGGACTGGTGGACAGCCGTTTTTAACCCAAAAAGTTTGTAATTTGTTGGTTGGGGATTGGGGACTGGGGATTGGGGAAGATGATGAGGGTGTAGAGGATGTTAAACAATCCAAAATCCAAAATCTAAAATCTAAAATTGCGGGGTTGGTGGAAGGTGTTGTCAGAAACCGAATTATTGAAAATTGGGAAGGACAAGATGAACCGGAGCATTTAAAGACAATTCGTGACAGAATCATGCGGAGTGGGGAACAGCGCACGGGGCGGCTTTTGGGGTTGTGTCAGCAAATTGTGCAGCAGGGTGAAATAGTTGCTGATGATAGTTATGACCAGATGACGCTGCGGTTGACTGGGTTGGTGGTCAGGCGGGATGGGAAGTTGCGAATTTATAACCGCATCTATGCAGAGGTGTTTCAGGAGGAATGGTGTAACAATCTTTTAGCTAAGTTGCGTCCATATTCTGTTGCTTTTAATGCTTGGGTGGCTGCTGATTATCAAGATGAATCGCGGTTGTTACGGGGACAAGCTTTGCAAGAGGCTTTGGCTTGGCGCATTGGTAAAGGTTTGACTGATGTTGATGACCGATTTTTAGATGCTAGTCAGGAATTAGCAAGAAAAGAATTTGAGCGAGATTTAGAACTAGCTAAGAAAGAACAAGCGATATTAGCCGCAGCGAATAAAACAGCTAGGCAAAGAGTGCAAATTGCCTCGGTGTTGTTGTGCGTTTCGGTGGTGGCTACGGTGGGGTTGGGAGTTTTGGCGGGGAGAAGTAATCAACAATTGGCTACGGCGAGAAGTGAACGGGATAAAATTGATAGTGAGAAACAACAAAAAGAGCAAGAACTAACAACGGCACAGCAGCGAATTGTCAATGCTAATCAGAAGGTGACTGATGCAGAGAAAAAGGTCAGAGATGCTGAGGCTAATTTAAAAAAGCAACAGCTAACTGCCAAGCAAAGACTAGATGCCACAAATCGACAACTGGCACAAGCACAAGACAAAGAAAAGCAAGCGCGGGGACAAGTAGACAAGGCACAAAACGACCTGCGAGAAGCGAAAGCACAACAGCAACAGGCTTTGGTGGGGTTAAAAACTGCGGAAGCACAGCAAAAACTGGCGCAAGATGATCTGAAAAAGACAGAAGCAGGGCGACAAGTTGCCTTGACAGGTACACGGCTGGAACGGTCAGGAGTCGCAAATATTAACCGCTTTGAATTTAATCAAATAGGGGCTTTGCTGGCAGCGATGCGGGATGGTCGAGAGCTAAAAAGTTTAATAGACAAGCAGGGAATTAAAAAACTCAAAGACTATCCTGCTGCTAGTCCTGTATTGGCTTTACAGACGATTTTAGATAGGGTGCGGGGCATGACAGTCATGGCTGGGCATGAGAGTATAGTCAATACTGCCAGTTTTAGCCCGGATGGGCAGCGCATCCTCACCGCCTCTTATGACAAGACAGCGCGGCTGTGGGACTTACAGGGCAGGGAAATTGCCAAGTTCCAGGGGCATGAGGGTCTAGTCAATACTGCCAGTTTTAGCCCGGATGGGCAGCGCATCCTCACCGCCTCAGATGACAACACAGCGCGGCTGTGGGACTTACAGGGCAGGGAAATTGCCAAGTTCCAGGGGCATGAGAGTGATGTCAATACTGCCAGTTTTAGCCCGGATGGGCAGCGCATCCTCACCGCCTCTTATGACAAGACAGCGCGGCTGTGGGACTTACAGGGCAGGGAAATTGCCAAGTTCCAGGGGCATGAGGGTGTAGTCATAACTGCCAGTTTTAGCCCGGATGGGCAGCGCATCCTCACCGCCTCAGATGACAAGACAGCGCGGCTGTGGGACTTACAGGGCAGGGAAATTGCCAAGTTCCAGGGGCATGAGGGTGTAGTCATAACTGCCAGTTTTAGCCCGGATGGGCAGCGCATCCTCACCGCCTCAGATGACAAGACAGCGCGGCTGTGGGACTTACAGGGCAGGGAAATTGCCAAGTTCCAGGGGCATGAGGGTGTAGTCATAACTGCCAGTTTTAGCCCGGATGGGCAGCGCATCCTCACCGCCTCAGATGACAAGACAGCGCGGCTGTGGGACTTACAGGGCAGGGAAATTGCCAAGTTCCAGGGGCATGAGAGTCTAGTCATAACTGCCAGTTTTAGCCCGGATGGGCAGCGCATCCTCACCGCCTCATCTGACAACACAGCGCGGCTGTGGGACTTACAGGGCAGGGAAATTGCCAAGTTCCAGGGGCATGAGAGTCTAGTCATAACTGCCAGTTTTAGCCCGGATGGGCAGCGCATCCTCACCGCCTCATCTGACAAGACAGCGCGGCTGTGGGACTTACAGGGCAGGGAAATTGCCAAGTTCCAGGGGCATGAGAGTACAGTCATAACTGCCAGTTTTAGCCCGGATGGGCAGCGCATCCTCACCGCCTCATCTGACAAGACAGCGCGGCTGTGGGACTTACAGGGCAGGGAAATTGCCAAGTTCCAGGGGCATGAGAGTCTAGTCATAACTGCCAGTTTTAGCCCGGATGGGCAGCGCATCCTCACCGCCTCATCTGACAAGACAGCGCGGCTGTGGGACTTACAGGGCAGGGAAATTGCCAAGTTCCAGGGGCATGAGAGTACAGTCATAACTGCCAGTTTTAGCCCGGATGGGCAGCGCATCCTCACCGCCTCATCTGACAACACAGCGCGGCTGTGGGACTTACAGGGCAGGGAAATTGCCAAGTTCCAGGGGCATGAGAGTACAGTCATAACTGCCAGTTTTAGCCCGGATGGGCAGCGCATCCTCACCGCCTCATCTGACAACACAGCGCGGCTGTGGGACTTACAGGGCAGGGAAATTGCCAAGTTCCAGGGGCATGAGAGTACAGTCATAACTGCCAGTTTTAGCCCGGATGGGCAGCGCATCCTCACCGCCTCAGATGACAACACAGCGCGGCTGTGGGACTTACAGGGCAGGGAAATTGCCAAGTTCCAGGGGCATGAGAGTACAGTCATAACTGCCAGTTTTAGCCCGGATGGGCAGCGCATCCTCACCGCCTCAGATGACAACACAGCGCGGCTGTGGGACTTACAGGGCAGGGAAATTGCCAAGTTCCAGGGGCATGAGAGTACAGTCATAACTGCCAGTTTTAGCCCGGATGGGCAGCGCATCCTCACCGCCTCATCTGACAACACAGCGCGGCTGTGGGACTTACAGGGCAGGGAAATTGCCAAGTTCCAGGGGCATGAGGGTCTAGTCAATACTGCCAGTTTTAGCCCGGATGGGCAGCGCATCCTCACCGCCTCATCTGACAACACAGCGCGGCTGTGGGACTTACAGGGCAGGGAAATTGCCAAGTTCCAGGGGCATGAGGGTCTAGTCAATACTGCCAGTTTTAGCCCGGATGGGCAGCGCATCCTCACCGCCTCAGATGACAAGACAGCGCGGCTGTGGCAGGTGGAAGGCTTGGAGAAATTACTGGCGCGGGGTTGTGGGTGGTTGCGTAACTATTTAACTTACGCGCCGAATTTAAGTGATGGTGATAAGCAGGTTTGCGAAAAGGAGTGATGAGGGGGATGGAATTTTGGGTAAGAATGCGATCAACCCAACGTGAGTTCGCTAAATTCGGAAGAACCCCTCTCCAAAGACGCGGAGCGGCTTCTCGCTAGAGTACCTCTCCCCGACGCGGGGAGAGGCTTAAAACCCTTATTTTCTCGTGCTAAGTTGTATATTTTTAGCCCCTTCCCTACAAGGGAAGGGGTTGGGGTTAGGTTCTGTCGAACGATGGAAGGCGATCGCTCAAAAAATAAACAACATTGTTCTCGGCGGTTGAAGTTTCGAGTGCTGATGGCGATCGCTCTACAGTAAAAGTAGACACGAAACCTAACCCTCTAACCCCCTTCCCTTGTAGGCTATCCATGACCCGGATCTTTCTTAACAAACAGAAAAAATACTTATTAGATCGAAACCGTTGATGGGTATAGTTTGAAAAGTGAGGACAATATAACTGCACACATCCTTGCACAGTTAGTTTATTCACCGCATCAGCGATTAATCAATGGCAAAAACAACCATCTCACTAGCGTCACCTCCTGTTCATAAGTCTTTAGAAGTTTTAGAGATACAGAGTGAAGAAGTATCCATAACTCAAATAGCTACCTATCAGACATTAGAAAAAACCCCTAGTAAGGTGGTTAAATTTCATCAGCAGATGGCTCAAGTTAGCTATAGTATTGTCCATGCAGTTCCAGGTAGGTTACGCTGGCGTGTACCTCGGTTACGCTACGATACAGATTATGCAAAACGTCTATTAGCTTTATTAGAAGCTGATCCCCTCGTCACGCAGACTAGAATCAAAGTAGCTGCCGCATCTGTGGTTGTTATATATAAAAATAGTAAGATTACTGATATAAAAATGCGATCGCGCCTCATCTGTCTAATTGTGGCTGCTAGCGATCCGGGAATCGTCCCCCTCAATACTAAACAGTCATTAGCTGCACAGGAAGACAAAGAAGAAACACCCTGGCCAGGATTGCAACTTTCTGCATTAGCCACTGGTTTAGCCTTTCTGGGTGGGCCTTTGGGGGTATCAATTCCCCCCATCTTGACGGCGGGAACTATTGCTTTAGCCACATTACCCGTATTTCAAAGAGCGTTTGCAGGTATTACAACCCAACGTAAATTCACTATCGACTTCTTGGATTTTATCGCGATCGCCATTACTACAGTCCAAGGTCAGTTTCTCACACCATCCCTGATGTTGAGTTTAATTGAGATTGGCGAAAATATCCGCGATCGCACCGCTCGTTCCTCCAAAATGCAAACCCTAGATTTGCTCAACTCTCTAGGACAGTTTGTTTGGGTAGAACGTGATGGTGAGAAGGTGCAAATCCCCATTCAACAGGTACAAGCAGGAGATACAGTCATCGTTTATCCCGGCGAACAAGTCCCCGTAGATGGCAGCATTATTAAAGGTAAAGCACTCCTAGATGAGCAAAAGTTAACTGGTGAATCTGTACCTATTTTGAAAACCAAAGGACAGCCAGTATTTGCGTCCACTTTGGTACGGGAAGGACGGGTTTACATACTCGTGGAAAGGGTAGGTAACGACACCCGCGCCGGACAGAGTATCAAATTAATGCAGGAAGCACCTGTCCATGATACCCGCATGGAAAACTACGCCATCAAATTTGCCGAAAAAGCCGTTGTGCCAACTCTCTTCTTAGGAGCAGTTGTATTTGCTGCTACCCGTAACCCTGCACGGGCAGCGAGTATTTTAACCCTTGATTTTGCCACAGGCATTAGAGTATCTGTACCCACAACCGTACTAGCTGCACTTTCCTATGCAGCCCGCCAAGGAATACTCATTCGCAGTGGTCGAGCCTTAGAACAACTAGCAGAAGTTGATACCATCGCCTTTGATAAAACAGGCACACTCACCCAAGGAGAAGTATCGGTAATTGCGGTTGAGAGTTACAATTCGGAAATATCTAGCGATCGCATCTTAGCACTAGCCGCCGCCGCCGAACAACGTTTAACTCATCCTGTCGCCGAGGCCGTGATTCGCTATGCCGAAGCCGAAAAAGTCCGTATTCCCAGCCGCAGCAAGTGGGATTACCAACTGGGATTAGGTGTAAAAGCTGAGATTGATGGTGAGACTGTGTACGTTGGTAGCGAACGATTTTTGCGCCAACAAAACATTGATATGGAGGTAATTAACAGCAACGGACAAAAAGCCACATCGGTAATTTATGTCGCCAGTAATGGACAACTTCAAGGTAGAATAAAGTATAGTGATGTTCTCCGCCCAGAGAGTCGGGAAGTCATCTCCCAACTGATGAATATAGAAGGTGTGGAGGTGCATATGCTGACTGGTGACAACAAGCGCACAGCACAAGCTGTAGCAACTGAATTGGGCATTGCGCCCAGCCATACTCACGCAGAAGCTTTTCCAGAACAAAAAGCAACAGTAGTCCGTCAACTGCAC from Nostoc sp. UHCC 0870 includes these protein-coding regions:
- a CDS encoding IS66 family transposase; protein product: MTQKLDSSKKLGEEILQTIEPKGIADESMRRTVEILLNLIEQLQAEVKELRDENQQLKDENNRLKGEKGQPDIKSSKKGFANNHSSEKERQTLKKHNKGSKKATVKINREQILEYPQDKLPADAEFKGYQEVIIQDITLGTDNVLFRKEKYYSPSVGKTYLAELPCGYEGEFGPGIKALVMSLYYGGNMTQGKLLEFLEDIGISISAGYLSNLLIKNHTDFESEKDEVYASGLESSPWQNFDQTGARVGGVNYTTNVVCNPFYTIYLTTAKKDRLSVVKVLQNATELELILNQLTDNLVETFQIPTKWKNALKLLPQETVLSEAEFNTLLDTYLPKLGSQHRTRIIEAAAIAFYHQQTDWPVVQTLVCDDAPQFKLLTDNIALCWVHEGRHYKKLTPYVACHQKALDKFLDDFWDYYRDLLAYKDAPSQQMAEKLRSEFWKLFDTQTGYQQLDERKQLTLLKISELLLVLEHPELPLHNNPAELAARTMVQRRNISYATQTLEGTQAWDTFMSLVATTRKLGISFFEYIRDRISQVGNIPSLATIIQEKSALNPFGFSLMTEELLTPEY
- a CDS encoding eIF2A-related protein → MSPVLRFSKFIETVLLKKVSENIVIFIDEIDSVLSLAFNLDDFFAVIRDCYNRRADHPEYHRITFALIGVSTPSDLIQDKGRTPFNIGKAIDLTGFELDEAEPLAQGLAALGNPQELMAAVLAWTGGQPFLTQKVCNLLVGDWGLGIGEDDEGVEDVKQSKIQNLKSKIAGLVEGVVRNRIIENWEGQDEPEHLKTIRDRIMRSGEQRTGRLLGLCQQIVQQGEIVADDSYDQMTLRLTGLVVRRDGKLRIYNRIYAEVFQEEWCNNLLAKLRPYSVAFNAWVAADYQDESRLLRGQALQEALAWRIGKGLTDVDDRFLDASQELARKEFERDLELAKKEQAILAAANKTARQRVQIASVLLCVSVVATVGLGVLAGRSNQQLATARSERDKIDSEKQQKEQELTTAQQRIVNANQKVTDAEKKVRDAEANLKKQQLTAKQRLDATNRQLAQAQDKEKQARGQVDKAQNDLREAKAQQQQALVGLKTAEAQQKLAQDDLKKTEAGRQVALTGTRLERSGVANINRFEFNQIGALLAAMRDGRELKSLIDKQGIKKLKDYPAASPVLALQTILDRVRGMTVMAGHESIVNTASFSPDGQRILTASYDKTARLWDLQGREIAKFQGHEGLVNTASFSPDGQRILTASDDNTARLWDLQGREIAKFQGHESDVNTASFSPDGQRILTASYDKTARLWDLQGREIAKFQGHEGVVITASFSPDGQRILTASDDKTARLWDLQGREIAKFQGHEGVVITASFSPDGQRILTASDDKTARLWDLQGREIAKFQGHEGVVITASFSPDGQRILTASDDKTARLWDLQGREIAKFQGHESLVITASFSPDGQRILTASSDNTARLWDLQGREIAKFQGHESLVITASFSPDGQRILTASSDKTARLWDLQGREIAKFQGHESTVITASFSPDGQRILTASSDKTARLWDLQGREIAKFQGHESLVITASFSPDGQRILTASSDKTARLWDLQGREIAKFQGHESTVITASFSPDGQRILTASSDNTARLWDLQGREIAKFQGHESTVITASFSPDGQRILTASSDNTARLWDLQGREIAKFQGHESTVITASFSPDGQRILTASDDNTARLWDLQGREIAKFQGHESTVITASFSPDGQRILTASDDNTARLWDLQGREIAKFQGHESTVITASFSPDGQRILTASSDNTARLWDLQGREIAKFQGHEGLVNTASFSPDGQRILTASSDNTARLWDLQGREIAKFQGHEGLVNTASFSPDGQRILTASDDKTARLWQVEGLEKLLARGCGWLRNYLTYAPNLSDGDKQVCEKE
- a CDS encoding heavy metal translocating P-type ATPase — its product is MAKTTISLASPPVHKSLEVLEIQSEEVSITQIATYQTLEKTPSKVVKFHQQMAQVSYSIVHAVPGRLRWRVPRLRYDTDYAKRLLALLEADPLVTQTRIKVAAASVVVIYKNSKITDIKMRSRLICLIVAASDPGIVPLNTKQSLAAQEDKEETPWPGLQLSALATGLAFLGGPLGVSIPPILTAGTIALATLPVFQRAFAGITTQRKFTIDFLDFIAIAITTVQGQFLTPSLMLSLIEIGENIRDRTARSSKMQTLDLLNSLGQFVWVERDGEKVQIPIQQVQAGDTVIVYPGEQVPVDGSIIKGKALLDEQKLTGESVPILKTKGQPVFASTLVREGRVYILVERVGNDTRAGQSIKLMQEAPVHDTRMENYAIKFAEKAVVPTLFLGAVVFAATRNPARAASILTLDFATGIRVSVPTTVLAALSYAARQGILIRSGRALEQLAEVDTIAFDKTGTLTQGEVSVIAVESYNSEISSDRILALAAAAEQRLTHPVAEAVIRYAEAEKVRIPSRSKWDYQLGLGVKAEIDGETVYVGSERFLRQQNIDMEVINSNGQKATSVIYVASNGQLQGRIKYSDVLRPESREVISQLMNIEGVEVHMLTGDNKRTAQAVATELGIAPSHTHAEAFPEQKATVVRQLHEQGKTVAFVGDGINDSPALAYADVSVSFAHGSEIARETADLVLMQNDLHGLLAAIAIARQAKHLIHQNTGIVAVPNLGALIIAVLFGLNPLTATVVNNGSTIVAGVNGLRPILKHSSQKALPLGR